From Peromyscus eremicus chromosome 3, PerEre_H2_v1, whole genome shotgun sequence, one genomic window encodes:
- the Stk38l gene encoding serine/threonine-protein kinase 38-like isoform X3: protein MEEEGLADEEKKLRRSQHARKETEFLRLKRTRLGLDDFESLKVIGRGAFGEVRLVQKKDTGHIYAMKILRKADMLEKEQVAHIRAERDILVEADGAWVVKMFYSFQDKRNLYLIMEFLPGGDMMTLLMKKDTLTEEETQFYISETVLAIDAIHQLGFIHRDIKPDNLLLDAKGHVKLSDFGLCTGLKKAHRTEFYRNLSHNPPSDFSFQNMNSKRKAETWKKNRRQLAYSTVGTPDYIAPEVFMQTGYSTLCDWWSLGVIMYEMLIGFPPFCSETPQETYRKVMSWKETLAFPPEVPVSEKAKDLILRFCTDSENRIGNGGVEEIKGHPFFEGVDWGHIRERPAAIPIEIKSIDDTSNFDDFPESDILQPVNFSLLLVPNTTEPDYKSKDWVFLNYTYKRFEGLTQRGSIPTYMKAGKS from the exons aaaaagttACGCCGATCACAACATGCTCGTAAAGAAACAGAGTTCTTACGGCTCAAGAGGACCAGACTTGGCCTGGATGACTTTGAGTCTCTGAAGGTTATAGGGAGAGGAGCTTTCGGAGAG GTGCGGCTGGTCCAGAAGAAGGACACGGGGCACATCTATGCCATGAAGATCCTGAGGAAAGCTGACATGCTAGAAAAGGAGCAG GTGGCTCATATCCGAGCAGAAAGAGACATTTTGGTGGAAGCGGACGGTGCCTGGGTAGTGAAGATGTTCTACAGTTTTCAGGACAAGCGGAATCTCTACCTGATCATGGAGTTTCTTCCTGGAG GTGACATGATGACGTTGCTGATGAAGAAGGACACCTTGACGGAAGAGGAGACACAGTTCTACATCTCAGAGACGGTCTTGGCGATCGACGCAATCCACCAGCTGGGCTTCATCCACCGGGACATCAAGCCAGACAACCTTTTACTGGATGCCAAG GGGCATGTAAAATTGTCTGATTTTGGTTTGTGCACGGGGTTAAAGAAAGCGCACAGGACTGAGTTCTACAGAAACCTCTCGCACAACCCACCAAGTGACTTCT CGTTTCAGAACATGAACTCGAAGCGGAAAGCGGAGACCTGGAAGAAGAACAGGAGACAGCTG GCATACTCCACAGTCGGAACGCCAGACTACATTGCTCCAGAGGTCTTCATGCAAACTGGCTACAGCACACTGTGTGACTGGTGGTCCTTGGGGGTGATCATGTATGAAATGCTAATAG GCTTCCCACCTTTCTGCTCTGAGACCCCTCAGGAGACATACAGAAAAGTTATGAGCTGGAAGGAGACACTGGCATTTCCTCCAGAAGTGCCTGTCTCTGAGAAAGCCAAGGACTTGATTCTCAG ATTTTGTACTGATTCTGAGAACAGAATTGGGAATGGTGGTGTAGAAGAGATCAAAGGTCACCCCTTCTTTGAGGGTGTAGACTGGGGGCATATCAG GGAAAGGCCGGCAGCCATCCCTATAGAAATCAAGAGCATTGACGACACCTCAAACTTTGATGACTTCCCCGAGTCTGATATCTTACAGCCGG TTAACTTTTCTCTCCTTCTAGTGCCGAACACCACAGAGCCCGACTACAAATCCAAAGACTGGGTTTTTCTCAATTACACCTATAAAAGGTTTGAAGGGCTGACTCAGCGCGGCTCCATCCCCACGTACATGAAAGCTGGGAAATCATGA